In Desulfomonile tiedjei DSM 6799, a genomic segment contains:
- a CDS encoding DnaA/Hda family protein, whose translation MMQLVLPLSTPPRYTFDNLIVHEGNEGAVTALRSLLFSPDGVLPHIFLFGPPGTGKTHLLHAFITEWEQKSAPGTHARIIIPQKAEPRFEELEELAARPDLMDSLVALAVDDVPRIDRELGSLLLVIFNKLTRMGAALLIASCESPAHFSPDDPHLRSRILSGLVLELTPPEDPVRMLILDKMARDKNVRIPREVAGYLVTRKSRNIKELERIVDILDRKSLQLKRRITVPLIKLLEEDGLL comes from the coding sequence ATGATGCAGCTTGTCCTTCCGCTATCCACGCCACCCCGGTACACCTTCGATAATCTCATCGTTCATGAAGGGAACGAGGGTGCTGTTACTGCGCTCAGGTCACTCCTATTCTCTCCGGACGGTGTTTTGCCCCACATTTTTTTGTTCGGGCCGCCGGGAACGGGAAAGACTCATTTGTTGCACGCGTTTATCACGGAATGGGAACAAAAATCCGCTCCTGGAACGCATGCACGAATCATTATACCACAAAAGGCCGAGCCGCGGTTTGAAGAACTCGAGGAACTGGCCGCTCGACCCGACCTCATGGATTCTCTCGTTGCTCTCGCAGTAGACGATGTTCCTCGCATCGACCGCGAGCTTGGTTCGCTTCTCCTCGTGATCTTCAACAAATTGACACGTATGGGCGCTGCATTGTTGATAGCCTCATGCGAGTCCCCTGCCCATTTCTCGCCTGACGATCCGCACCTCAGATCGCGCATTCTGTCGGGATTGGTCCTGGAACTGACCCCACCAGAGGATCCCGTCCGCATGCTTATCCTGGATAAAATGGCGCGGGATAAGAATGTTCGTATCCCGAGAGAAGTAGCAGGATATCTCGTGACGCGGAAATCGCGAAACATTAAAGAGCTCGAGAGAATAGTCGATATCCTGGATCGAAAATCCTTACAGCTAAAACGTCGCATTACCGTGCCTCTCATCAAGCTTCTCGAAGAAGACGGTCTGCTGTAG
- the recO gene encoding DNA repair protein RecO produces the protein MVQSLILKKQDRGEADELVIFFSRELGWLRGIAKNSKKSRIRFGGHLEPFSLVDLTLRQRKRDDLVWIDEAQVLHGHLGIRSDITKVAWASYFLELASMFLPEDSPDQNLFDFLHDILEQLEKDNVAPGFLSIMLDTIRLLGFVGFSPRFDSCTVCGKTFSTGQEAAFSSALGGICHRECLPPGVPGVVTLSPGTLAVIRQGLKLEGEAAKRLRLHKKGLDELAAALAGFIRYLHGGEIPSLYFLEELGLWPTRTD, from the coding sequence GTGGTGCAATCATTAATTCTCAAGAAACAGGACCGCGGCGAAGCAGACGAACTGGTGATTTTCTTCAGTCGCGAGCTTGGCTGGCTCAGAGGAATAGCGAAAAATTCCAAGAAGAGTCGCATTCGTTTTGGAGGACACCTAGAGCCGTTTTCGCTGGTCGATCTCACGCTTCGGCAGAGAAAACGAGATGACCTGGTCTGGATCGATGAAGCCCAGGTTCTCCACGGTCATCTCGGCATACGTTCGGACATCACCAAAGTCGCTTGGGCCTCCTATTTCCTTGAATTAGCCTCGATGTTCCTCCCGGAAGACTCTCCGGACCAGAATCTTTTCGATTTTCTCCACGACATTCTTGAGCAACTGGAAAAAGACAATGTTGCGCCGGGTTTCTTGAGTATCATGCTCGATACGATACGATTGCTCGGGTTCGTCGGCTTTTCGCCGCGTTTCGATTCCTGCACGGTTTGCGGCAAGACCTTCAGTACCGGCCAGGAAGCAGCATTTTCTTCAGCGCTCGGAGGGATATGCCATCGCGAGTGCTTGCCTCCGGGAGTGCCGGGAGTAGTAACTTTAAGTCCCGGAACGCTCGCGGTCATTCGTCAGGGTTTGAAGCTGGAAGGTGAAGCCGCAAAGCGGTTGAGGCTCCATAAAAAGGGGCTGGATGAACTAGCCGCAGCGCTTGCCGGCTTCATCAGATATCTGCACGGAGGTGAAATACCTTCTCTCTATTTCCTGGAAGAACTGGGACTATGGCCTACTCGTACAGATTAG
- the tyrS gene encoding tyrosine--tRNA ligase encodes MAFPDVDTQMAKIMRGVEEIIHEEEMRQRIKWSIENNTPLRIKLGVDPTASDIHLGHMVTIRKLKHFQDLGHTAIFLVGDFTARIGDPTARSEARVRLTKEQVWEHAKSFRQQVFKILDESKTELRSNGEWFDPMSFADCLDLAYRSTVARMLERNDFEKRYKEGNPISITEFLYPLMQGYDSVALKCHVELGGTDQKFNLLAGRDLQIQHNQPPQIVIMTPLIEGLDGSKKMSKTERNYIAVDDTPEDMFGKTMSIQDNLVVKYFTLLTDVDPSEVAKFAAALEEIEKHQESNDPFHPMNIKKALARSIVAEYHNPAAASEAEEHFQKVVQRKEVPDEIPLRSISADKVIAVDLIASLASVSGSEARRLINQGGVKIDGNKVSDAAQEIPVGSKEQIVQIGKRRFFRIRSES; translated from the coding sequence ATGGCGTTCCCGGATGTTGACACTCAAATGGCAAAGATTATGAGAGGCGTGGAAGAAATTATCCATGAAGAGGAGATGCGACAGCGTATCAAGTGGAGTATCGAGAACAACACGCCATTGCGAATTAAACTCGGGGTCGATCCCACTGCATCGGACATCCATCTGGGGCACATGGTCACCATACGAAAATTGAAACATTTTCAAGATCTGGGTCATACGGCAATATTTCTTGTAGGTGATTTCACAGCCCGCATTGGCGATCCCACGGCACGGAGTGAGGCGCGGGTCAGGCTGACCAAAGAACAAGTCTGGGAGCATGCAAAGAGCTTCAGGCAGCAGGTCTTCAAAATACTGGACGAGAGCAAGACCGAGCTTCGCAGCAACGGCGAATGGTTCGATCCCATGTCGTTTGCCGATTGCCTTGATCTGGCCTACAGATCCACTGTCGCACGCATGCTGGAACGCAATGATTTCGAGAAGCGGTACAAGGAAGGAAATCCCATCAGCATCACGGAATTCCTCTATCCTCTCATGCAGGGGTACGATTCTGTTGCGCTCAAATGCCATGTGGAATTGGGAGGAACCGACCAGAAATTTAACCTCCTTGCCGGCCGCGATCTGCAGATCCAGCACAATCAGCCGCCGCAGATCGTAATTATGACTCCGCTCATCGAGGGACTCGACGGGTCCAAGAAGATGAGCAAAACCGAGAGGAACTACATTGCAGTGGACGATACTCCTGAGGACATGTTCGGCAAGACCATGTCCATCCAGGACAATCTTGTCGTGAAGTACTTTACTCTACTGACGGATGTGGACCCCTCGGAAGTGGCCAAGTTCGCTGCCGCGCTCGAAGAAATAGAAAAGCACCAGGAATCGAACGATCCATTCCATCCGATGAACATCAAGAAGGCGCTTGCACGCAGTATTGTGGCTGAATACCATAACCCCGCGGCCGCATCTGAAGCTGAAGAGCACTTCCAGAAAGTGGTTCAACGCAAAGAGGTCCCCGACGAGATACCACTGAGATCCATTTCCGCGGATAAGGTGATAGCGGTGGATCTGATAGCTTCTCTTGCATCCGTATCAGGCTCCGAAGCCAGGAGGTTGATTAATCAGGGTGGCGTGAAGATCGATGGCAACAAGGTTTCCGATGCTGCACAGGAGATCCCGGTCGGGTCTAAAGAACAGATAGTCCAGATCGGAAAACGAAGGTTCTTCCGCATCCGCTCGGAATCTTGA